A single region of the Paraburkholderia megapolitana genome encodes:
- a CDS encoding DUF2957 domain-containing protein, whose protein sequence is MSYAIFRGVALAVCAAPLMVACGGGNAGNPGPINSAQCSGASCGVQGPPTSGAGSGSGSGSSTTAGALCPATGDIVKSTYLGGAGSGEVVSLNIDAQAMTYTLKWLESPIPLHTGTVTPSRAGVQITGAVAHPPTGALPTAEQIRCAFILTPGSGTASVDGSTYSTAASFNQANPPMILVGLGVAGGGIPGATVQFNGLNIDVLGVPLYSNVGQVPNRHFDFYPFLGFASTTTDISKLPGTYNGLLYHLAPSASYQTIATNSIETFDANGGCTSSSAAPTGGSASSTGCLTTGAAWTLNGNGYFDSQQAPQLLPQFKKPIVGASGKSGTAHMVLGQINGATVPLIVRTGFINLGTAPLYTDAQIDDESGISLLAKATPIASGGFDGGYVGADSNFKYTATLVQGTTASFLNPSTSQTEDGFTLNYGLSSPGLIGVTVSSSKTGYAIASGGLYAIEIQGNSNDSVNSGITPTSAIPNATPNMPYFGVGAQISK, encoded by the coding sequence ATGTCGTACGCCATTTTCAGAGGCGTTGCTCTAGCCGTTTGCGCAGCGCCCCTGATGGTCGCCTGTGGAGGCGGTAACGCCGGCAATCCAGGACCGATCAATTCCGCTCAATGCTCGGGAGCGAGTTGTGGCGTACAGGGTCCGCCTACGTCAGGCGCGGGCTCAGGTAGTGGTTCCGGCTCCAGCACCACCGCTGGCGCGCTGTGTCCTGCGACTGGCGATATCGTGAAGAGCACTTACCTTGGCGGTGCGGGCAGCGGCGAAGTGGTGTCGTTGAACATCGACGCGCAAGCGATGACCTACACGCTGAAGTGGCTCGAGTCTCCGATTCCGTTGCACACCGGCACGGTAACGCCGTCGCGTGCAGGCGTGCAGATCACGGGCGCCGTGGCGCATCCGCCTACCGGCGCACTGCCGACCGCCGAACAGATCCGCTGCGCGTTCATCCTCACGCCTGGCAGCGGGACAGCTTCGGTCGACGGCTCGACTTACAGCACCGCGGCTTCGTTCAATCAGGCTAATCCGCCGATGATTCTTGTGGGTCTTGGGGTGGCGGGTGGTGGGATTCCTGGGGCGACGGTTCAATTCAACGGTCTGAATATCGACGTGCTAGGCGTCCCGCTTTACAGCAACGTGGGCCAGGTGCCGAACCGGCATTTCGATTTCTATCCATTCCTCGGCTTCGCGAGCACAACCACTGACATCTCTAAGTTGCCTGGTACCTATAACGGCCTGCTGTACCACCTCGCGCCGTCGGCAAGTTACCAGACGATAGCGACCAATTCGATCGAAACCTTCGACGCGAACGGCGGCTGTACGTCATCTAGCGCAGCCCCCACGGGTGGCTCTGCCAGTTCGACCGGCTGCTTGACGACAGGCGCAGCATGGACGCTAAACGGCAACGGTTATTTCGATAGCCAACAGGCCCCGCAACTATTGCCGCAGTTCAAAAAACCGATCGTCGGAGCGAGCGGAAAATCCGGTACTGCGCACATGGTGCTCGGCCAGATCAACGGCGCAACGGTTCCGCTCATAGTCCGCACCGGCTTCATCAACCTTGGTACGGCACCGCTTTACACCGACGCGCAGATCGACGACGAATCCGGCATCTCGCTGCTAGCAAAAGCGACGCCGATCGCATCAGGCGGCTTCGACGGCGGTTACGTCGGCGCCGACTCCAACTTCAAGTACACGGCGACGCTGGTCCAGGGCACGACGGCCTCGTTCCTTAATCCGAGCACGTCGCAAACCGAAGACGGGTTCACCCTGAACTACGGTCTGTCGAGCCCCGGGCTCATCGGCGTCACTGTGTCGTCAAGCAAAACGGGCTATGCGATCGCTTCAGGTGGTCTCTATGCGATTGAAATCCAGGGTAACTCGAACGATTCGGTGAACAGCGGGATTACCCCGACGTCCGCCATTCCGAACGCCACGCCAAACATGCCGTACTTCGGCGTCGGAGCCCAAATCAGCAAATAG
- a CDS encoding DUF2957 domain-containing protein: MEWKIVSALALAAPLLGACSGGGNDPPPTPEVRLCPATLDYTTVYTGGGGDGELAKLQIDTTKMTWQVSYVESPVPATVGTVMPTRAGQTASGTMTQETTLPTQKLNQCAYRLNGASLDPTRIARVFIGEGVAGGTIPGAEISFGGVLGTGAVPDTKFPYYPFIGFSSLETNLANVAGTYNQVGYHQIPSQSFAPVAVNSTIVINADGTWTETDISGVNAGITQQAGSNFTQSPDGSGAFVTNGFLGQAKPTLSATPQAKGYMIVGKLRGQNVPILVRTGAASSSPTGPYADDESGISILAPQTTIASGSQDGEYIGVDSQFDYRTTAIAGTQATLLDPFQPSQASLATALNLNYAQTVPGIVTSSVTSAAAGSTPTGKFIFTGGVFGYLDLTTPSAPYFTVGAFVQ, translated from the coding sequence ATGGAATGGAAAATCGTCTCGGCGCTCGCTCTTGCTGCGCCGCTTCTCGGGGCGTGTAGCGGTGGCGGCAACGATCCACCGCCGACACCGGAGGTCAGGCTCTGTCCGGCTACGCTCGACTACACCACGGTCTACACCGGCGGCGGCGGCGACGGCGAACTCGCCAAGCTGCAGATCGACACGACGAAGATGACCTGGCAGGTCAGCTATGTCGAATCACCGGTTCCGGCCACGGTGGGTACGGTCATGCCGACCCGCGCAGGCCAGACGGCGAGCGGCACGATGACGCAGGAAACGACGCTGCCGACGCAGAAGTTGAACCAGTGCGCCTACCGTCTGAACGGCGCGAGCCTCGACCCAACCCGTATCGCGCGTGTCTTCATCGGTGAAGGCGTTGCGGGCGGCACGATTCCGGGGGCGGAAATTTCGTTCGGCGGGGTGCTCGGCACCGGTGCAGTGCCTGACACGAAGTTCCCGTACTACCCGTTCATCGGCTTCTCGAGTCTGGAAACGAACCTGGCCAACGTAGCGGGCACGTACAACCAGGTCGGCTACCACCAGATTCCGTCGCAATCCTTCGCGCCGGTGGCCGTCAATTCGACGATCGTCATCAACGCCGACGGCACGTGGACCGAGACCGACATTAGCGGTGTCAACGCGGGCATCACCCAGCAAGCCGGCTCGAACTTCACGCAGTCGCCGGATGGCAGCGGTGCATTCGTCACCAACGGCTTCCTCGGTCAGGCCAAACCGACGCTGTCGGCCACGCCGCAAGCGAAGGGCTACATGATCGTCGGCAAGCTGCGCGGCCAGAACGTGCCGATCCTGGTCCGCACGGGCGCGGCCAGTTCGTCGCCGACAGGCCCGTACGCGGACGACGAATCGGGTATCTCGATCCTCGCGCCGCAGACGACCATCGCCAGCGGTTCGCAGGACGGCGAGTACATCGGGGTAGACAGCCAGTTCGACTATCGCACGACAGCCATTGCAGGTACTCAAGCGACGTTGCTCGATCCGTTCCAGCCTTCGCAGGCATCGCTCGCGACGGCGCTGAACCTGAACTACGCGCAGACCGTACCGGGCATCGTGACGTCGTCGGTAACGAGCGCCGCAGCAGGTAGCACACCAACCGGGAAGTTCATCTTCACGGGCGGCGTGTTCGGCTACCTCGATCTGACGACGCCGTCGGCCCCGTACTTCACCGTCGGCGCATTTGTCCAGTGA